TGGCTATGCCCGCGGCGCCTTTCCGCGCGTGATGCTCGCGCGCATGCGCCCCGGCGGCGTGATCCAGCCGCACCGCGACGCCAATCCGGCGGCGAAATGGCCGCACAAGATCCATGTGCCGCTCGAGACCAATGATGCGGTGACCTTCTTCGTCGACGGCGTCGGCCATCATTTGCCCGTCGGGGAAGCGGTGGAGGTCAACAATATGGGCGTGCACGCCGTCACCAACGCCGGCGCGACCGACCGCATCCACCTGATCTTCGAATATTACGATCTCGACCAGTCCGAGCCCGAATGGCTCGCGGCGGTCACCGCCGCGGCGCAGGGCGCGGCCTGACCGGGCTCAGTTGCCCTTTTCGATGCTGATCGTCGGCTTGTTGAAGTCCTGCTGCGCCTGCCGCTTCGCATTCTCGCTCATCTCTTCCCACACCGCGCGGGTGTGGCAGATCTTCTTCTTGAAGCGGGTGGCGGTGCGCGACTGATATTTGCAGACCATTTCCTCTTCGGCATCCGAAGCGGACGTGGCGGGCTGAACGGCCTGCGCCGGCGCGGCAGCCAGCACGGCAAGGGCGATTAGGAGGGACATCGTCGACGGCCTCGTTGTGATATCGGCCACAATCATACCTGAAACGCAACGCGCTTCAATCACGCCGTGCCGGCACTCTCCGCGGTGGCCGGCAGCTCGTAGCCGAAGCGGCGCACCCACGGCTCGAGCACCGGGAGCGTCCACCACATCTTGTCGGCATAGCGCTCCCACCGCCCGCTGGCGCGGCGATAGACCTTCTCGGTCACCTGCGCATAGCTCGGCGTGCGGATATAGCCGCGCGCGGTGGCGGTGCGCTGATGGTCGAGCAGTTCGCCCTCCCAGGGGAGGCCGAGGAAGGCGATCACCGGACGCAGCGCGGCCTCGGCATCGGCGACCATGTCCTCGTAGCGGATTTCCTGGACCTCGACCGGCAGCAGTGCGCGGCACTGCTCCCAATAGGCGAAGATGCGGTCATAGGTACGGCTGGCATTGTCGAGGTCGAGGAAGCTCGACATCGCCTCGGTCGGCTTGAAATTCTGCATGTAACAGCTCAGCACGACGTCGCACGGGTGGCGCAGCGCCAGGATGATCTTCGCGTCCGGGAATAGGCGGTGGATCAGCGGCAGCCGGATCATCGACAGCGGGTTCTTGTCGATGATCAGCGTGTCGCGGGTCGGCGGCGGCGACGCCTTGTCGACCTCGGCGAAGTAGAGCGCGCGCAAGTCGCGAATCGCGGCGGCGTCGAGCTCGGCGATGCGCTCGAACGGGCCGACCTCCTCGGCGATCTTCTCCAGGATCGGCACTTCCTCCAGCACATGCGTGCCGCTGTGGCCCATCAGCAGCGTGTCGAGCAGCGTCGTGCCCGAGCGCGGGAAGCCGACCAGGAACACCGGCGAAGGACGATCGCCCGGCTCCGGGCCCTGCTTCCACCGCGCGAGCCACTCTGCATTGGTCTGCTCGGCGAGCCCATCGATGCCGCGGCGATAGGCGCCACGGTCGGCGCCTGCCGCCAACGGCG
This is a stretch of genomic DNA from Sphingomonas sp. BT-65. It encodes these proteins:
- a CDS encoding aspartyl/asparaginyl beta-hydroxylase domain-containing protein, with the translated sequence MYPNPYPNPRKTQSIRRLGPVEIGALRAAVAAVPEALWDAENAGKPNKFEALDSTRHIVFRFVSNLRDWRESYDRPLWAEWRPLLEPVLAAATAPYGYARGAFPRVMLARMRPGGVIQPHRDANPAAKWPHKIHVPLETNDAVTFFVDGVGHHLPVGEAVEVNNMGVHAVTNAGATDRIHLIFEYYDLDQSEPEWLAAVTAAAQGAA